A section of the Chlorocebus sabaeus isolate Y175 chromosome 17, mChlSab1.0.hap1, whole genome shotgun sequence genome encodes:
- the LOC119626717 gene encoding histone H3.1, protein MARTKQTARKSTGGKAPRKQLATKAARKSAPATGGVKKPHRYRPGTVALREIRRYQKSTELLIRKLPFQRLVREIAQDFKTDLRFQSSAVMALQEACEAYLVGLFEDTNLCAIHAKRVTIMPKDIQLARRIRGERA, encoded by the coding sequence ATGGCACGGACAAAGCAGACAGCTCGCAAGTCCACCGGCGGCAAAGCGCCGCGTAAGCAGCTGGCCACCAAGGCGGCTCGCAAGAGTGCTCCGGCCACCGGTGGAGTCAAGAAGCCCCACCGCTACCGCCCCGGCACCGTGGCTCTGCGCGAGATCCGCCGCTACCAGAAGTCCACTGAGCTGCTAATCCGGAAGCTACCTTTTCAGCGCTTGGTACGGGAGATCGCACAGGACTTTAAGACCGACCTGCGCTTCCAGAGCTCGGCAGTGATGGCGCTGCAAGAGGCTTGCGAGGCCTACCTGGTGGGGCTATTTGAGGACACCAACCTGTGCGCCATTCACGCCAAGCGCGTCACTATTATGCCCAAAGACATCCAGCTTGCGCGCCGCATCCGAGGGGAGAGGGCATAA
- the LOC103221945 gene encoding histone H4-like, with translation MSGRVKGGKGLGKGGAKRHRKVLRDNIQGITKPAIRRLARRGGVKRISGLIYEETRGVLKVFLENVIRDAVTYTEHAKRKTVTAMDVVYALKRQGRTLYGFGG, from the coding sequence ATGTCTGGGCGCGTCAAAGGTGGGAAGGGTCTGGGCAAAGGAGGCGCTAAGCGCCACCGCAAAGTCCTGCGCGACAATATTCAGGGCATCACCAAGCCAGCCATCCGACGCCTGGCACGGCGTGGAGGCGTTAAACGCATCTCAGGCCTTATATACGAGGAGACGCGCGGAGTTCTTAAGGTGTTTTTGGAGAATGTGATCCGCGATGCAGTTACCTACACGGAACATGCCAAACGCAAGACAGTCACGGCCATGGACGTGGTTTACGCGCTCAAGCGCCAGGGTCGCACCCTCTATGGCTTTGGCGGCTGA
- the H3C12 gene encoding histone H3.1 — translation MARTKQTARKSTGGKAPRKQLATKAARKSAPATGGVKKPHRYRPGTVALREIRRYQKSTELLIRKLPFQRLVREIAQDFKTDLRFQSSAVMALQEACEAYLVGLFEDTNLCAIHAKRVTIMPKDIQLARRIRGERA, via the coding sequence ATGGCTCGGACGAAGCAGACAGCCCGCAAGTCCACCGGCGGCAAGGCACCACGGAAGCAGCTGGCCACCAAGGCAGCGCGCAAAAGCGCTCCAGCAACTGGCGGTGTGAAGAAGCCCCACCGCTACCGGCCTGGCACTGTGGCCTTGCGCGAGATCCGCCGTTATCAGAAGTCGACTGAGTTGCTCATCCGCAAACTGCCATTTCAGCGCCTGGTGCGAGAAATCGCGCAGGATTTCAAAACTGACCTTCGTTTCCAGAGCTCGGCGGTGATGGCGCTGCAAGAGGCGTGCGAAGCCTATCTGGTGGGGCTCTTTGAGGACACCAATCTCTGTGCTATTCACGCCAAGCGCGTCACTATTATGCCTAAGGACATCCAGCTTGCGCGTCGTATTCGTGGTGAGCGAGCATAA
- the H2AC17 gene encoding histone H2A type 1, whose protein sequence is MSGRGKQGGKARAKAKTRSSRAGLQFPVGRVHRLLRKGNYAERVGAGAPVYLAAVLEYLTAEILELAGNAARDNKKTRIIPRHLQLAIRNDEELNKLLGKVTIAQGGVLPNIQAVLLPKKTESHHKAKGK, encoded by the coding sequence ATGTCTGGACGTGGTAAGCAGGGAGGCAAGGCTCGCGCCAAGGCCAAAACCCGCTCCTCTAGAGCCGGGCTCCAGTTTCCCGTGGGGCGAGTGCACCGCCTGCTCCGCAAGGGCAACTATGCTGAGCGGGTCGGGGCCGGCGCTCCGGTTTACCTAGCGGCGGTGCTGGAGTACCTGACCGCCGAGATCCTGGAGCTGGCGGGCAACGCAGCCCGCGACAACAAAAAGACTCGCATCATCCCGCGTCACTTGCAGCTGGCCATCCGCAACGACGAGGAGCTCAACAAGCTGCTTGGTAAAGTTACCATCGCTCAGGGCGGTGTTCTGCCTAACATCCAGGCCGTGTTGCTCCCCAAGAAGACTGAGAGCCACCACAAAGCTAAGGGCAAGTAA
- the H2BC17 gene encoding histone H2B type 1-O: protein MPDPAKSAPAPKKGSKKAVTKAQKKDGKKRKRSRKESYSIYVYKVLKQVHPDTGISSKAMGIMNSFVNDIFERIAGEASRLAHYNKRSTITSREIQTAVRLLLPGELAKHAVSEGTKAVTKYTSSK, encoded by the coding sequence ATGCCTGACCCGGCTAAGTCCGCTCCAGCCCCCAAAAAGGGCTCTAAGAAAGCCGTAACCAAGGCCCAGAAAAAGGACGGCAAGAAGCGCAAGCGCAGCCGCAAAGAGAGCTATTCTATCTACGTGTACAAGGTGCTGAAACAGGTCCACCCCGACACCGGCATCTCATCGAAGGCCATGGGCATCATGAACTCCTTCGTCAATGACATCTTCGAGCGCATCGCGGGTGAAGCTTCCCGCCTGGCGCATTACAACAAGCGCTCGACCATCACCTCCAGGGAGATCCAGACGGCCGTGCGGCTGCTGCTGCCAGGGGAGCTGGCCAAGCACGCCGTGTCCGAGGGCACAAAGGCCGTCACCAAGTACACCAGCTCCAAGTGA